The following nucleotide sequence is from Desulfomonile tiedjei.
GATTGTCCTCAAAATCTGCCTCGATTTGTTTTTGCAGACTCGCTTCGGGTTGGCGGTCAGAGCCACGGGCGACAATCCAGCGATGGTTAAGGCTCAGGGAGTTAACACCGACAACACGATCATTGTGGGGGTATCTCTCTCCAATGGACTGGTCGCCCTGTCAGGGGCCTTGTTGGCCCAGGCCCAGGGAAGCGCGGACGTAGGCATGGGCGTGGGCACCATCATAGCCGGGCTTGCAGCCGTAATAATCGGTGAAGCCTTTGTGGGCGGCCGATCCGTATTTGTGGCCACCATAGGGGTCATTCTTGGTTCGGTAGTCTACCGGCTGGTTGTGGCCGCGGCACTAAGTTTCAGGTTCGGTCCGCTGAGCCTGGCGCCTAGTGACTTGAATCTTATCACTGCGTTGCTGGTTATAGTCGCGCTCACTTTCCCGAGAGTTAGGGAGAAACTCAAGAGCAGGGCTTTCAGATGAGATTCATCTCCGGCAACAGCGGGGCGGCCATCGACCGCCGATTGCTTTATATCGATTGACAAAAGAAATGTCCAAAGACGCTGTGCCGTCAAGGCTGTTGCAGACGACCATAATCGGCGGGCACGGCCCGCCCTACGATTGAGCCAGGCCCCTCTTGTAGCGGGCCGTGCCCGCCTATTCAGAGCTGCTGCCCCAAGTAATGTCCGAAAGAAGGGTCAAAAACTTGGTCATAGTCCGGAACATCACGAAAGTCTTCCATCCCGGCGAGGTCAACGAAGTAATCGCTGTGGCTGACGTTTCCTTCCAGATACCGGAAGGCCAATTCCTCACGGTAATAGGCGGCAACGGGTCGGGAAAATCCACGCTGCTTAACCTCCTTGCCGGGACTTTTTTCGCGGACAAGGGAACCATAAAGGTTGCGGACGAAGACGTGACCCACTTGCCGGAATTCCGACGAGCCAGGCTAATCGGCAGGGTTTTTCAAGACCCCTTGATGGGAACATCGGCGGGCCTGACCATTGAAGAAAACTTTGCGCTTGCCGAGTCGCGGGGAAAGTTCAGAGGTCTCGGACCCGCTCTGAATGCGAAGGTCCGAAGCGAGATCAGAGATCATCTGGCGATGCTGGGATTGGGGCTGGAAAACAGAATGAGGGCCAAGGTGGGCTTG
It contains:
- a CDS encoding ABC transporter permease — encoded protein: MSWYTFVGALEQGFIFGLMSLGVYLTFRVLDFPDLSVDGSLPLGAAVCAAIITGGGDPYLSAGAAFLAGVLAGAFTGIISTKLRILNLLAGILTMIALYSINIRIMGAPNLSLLNQPTVFDRFQGLGIQGFAVPMAVVLVILIVLKICLDLFLQTRFGLAVRATGDNPAMVKAQGVNTDNTIIVGVSLSNGLVALSGALLAQAQGSADVGMGVGTIIAGLAAVIIGEAFVGGRSVFVATIGVILGSVVYRLVVAAALSFRFGPLSLAPSDLNLITALLVIVALTFPRVREKLKSRAFR
- a CDS encoding ATP-binding cassette domain-containing protein; this translates as MVIVRNITKVFHPGEVNEVIAVADVSFQIPEGQFLTVIGGNGSGKSTLLNLLAGTFFADKGTIKVADEDVTHLPEFRRARLIGRVFQDPLMGTSAGLTIEENFALAESRGKFRGLGPALNAKVRSEIRDHLAMLGLGLENRMRAKVGLLSGGQRQAITILMAVFRRPRVLLLDEHTAALDPRASRKIMELTREIVESQRLTTLMVTHNLAHALNSGERIIMMSRGQIIRDLPKETFRAMTPQDLLGLFWETQKPEDAPAGLEIAPNTS